The following are encoded in a window of Psychrobacter sp. P11F6 genomic DNA:
- a CDS encoding CopD family protein codes for MLNYILILHLLGSTVWTGGHLILTLVVLPKALSSRNIDGLMQFEQLFERVGMPALVLQIITGLWMAYQLLPNIAAWFKLDNDFSILITLKLLLLLMTVLVALHARFYRIPRLSIHTLKGFSINIILVTLFSVAFVVVGTLFRTGLN; via the coding sequence ATGCTTAACTATATACTCATACTACACTTGTTAGGCTCTACTGTCTGGACAGGTGGTCATCTGATTTTGACCTTGGTGGTCTTACCAAAAGCGCTATCATCCCGAAATATTGATGGTCTGATGCAGTTTGAGCAGCTGTTTGAGAGGGTTGGGATGCCAGCTTTGGTGCTGCAAATAATCACTGGACTTTGGATGGCCTACCAGCTATTACCCAACATTGCTGCATGGTTTAAACTTGATAATGATTTTAGTATTCTTATTACTCTCAAATTACTATTATTGCTAATGACTGTTCTGGTTGCCCTGCACGCTCGTTTCTATCGAATACCCAGATTGTCTATTCACACCCTGAAAGGATTTTCAATCAATATCATATTGGTCACTTTGTTTTCTGTCGCCTTTGTTGTCGTTGGTACGCTCTTTCGCACAGGATTAAATTAG
- a CDS encoding phosphoethanolamine transferase: MSISQAAKIAAPKANKKSRSLSKLYNREINLNHLIIVVALYLVATANIGFFEQVLSVYPLSTNTGFIFSIIGLLFGLMWLVLSLLCYRSTAKVMLIIMVLIAAICGYFTDAYGTIFNRDMLINGLQTDQAEAMGLMAPSLFIRLFLLGIVPAFMIGNIRIKRLSWQQATLQKSVTLLLSIVLLAVCLVPFGDQYASFFRQHKIVRSYVNPITPVYSVIKLGTDYIAERRRPDTLIPHATDAKRSITFNTSNTSNSAVKPKLMVFVVGETVRADHIGLNGYERNTTPLLSKQSDIYSLKDASSCGTSTAYSVPCMFSYANRENYDPDSASYNENVLDTLHKQGVNVVWRDNNSSAKGVADRVTFEDYKTAALNPDCDIECRDRGMLDGFDKLVKSGSSKKETPKDTLILLHQMGNHGPAYFKRYPKDFAVYLPVCMTNELSKCDNQSVINGYDNAIRYTDYFLNSVIDTLKPYEQDYEVVMVYISDHGESLGENNIYLHGLPYAIAPNAQKHVPVIIWSPTGNGIDSSTIAKSSLANMIDQPVSHDFITPTLLQFFGITTDETKAAPTFFKVAN; this comes from the coding sequence ATGTCAATATCTCAAGCCGCCAAAATCGCTGCGCCCAAAGCCAATAAAAAAAGCCGCTCCCTAAGCAAGCTCTATAATCGCGAGATTAATCTCAATCATCTGATCATAGTTGTTGCTCTGTACTTAGTAGCGACGGCGAATATTGGCTTTTTTGAACAAGTACTCAGCGTTTATCCATTGAGCACAAACACGGGCTTTATTTTTTCCATCATAGGCTTATTATTTGGGCTGATGTGGTTGGTGTTGTCACTGCTGTGTTATCGCTCAACGGCAAAAGTAATGCTCATCATAATGGTGCTGATTGCAGCTATCTGTGGTTACTTTACCGACGCCTACGGGACGATATTTAATCGTGATATGCTCATTAACGGCTTACAAACCGATCAAGCAGAAGCCATGGGATTGATGGCACCCAGTCTATTTATTCGCCTGTTTTTACTAGGTATAGTGCCTGCTTTCATGATTGGTAACATTCGTATAAAGCGATTGTCTTGGCAACAAGCAACCCTTCAAAAATCAGTCACCCTATTATTATCTATCGTCTTGCTAGCGGTGTGTCTGGTGCCATTTGGTGACCAATACGCCAGCTTTTTTCGCCAGCATAAAATAGTCCGTAGTTATGTCAATCCTATTACCCCTGTTTATTCTGTCATCAAACTGGGTACTGATTATATCGCTGAGCGCCGTCGTCCCGATACGCTAATCCCTCATGCTACAGATGCAAAACGCAGTATTACTTTTAACACTAGCAACACTAGCAACAGCGCTGTAAAACCTAAGTTGATGGTATTTGTAGTAGGAGAAACCGTTCGTGCTGACCATATTGGCTTAAACGGTTACGAGCGCAACACCACGCCTTTGCTTTCAAAACAATCAGACATCTACAGCCTTAAAGACGCCTCGTCATGCGGCACATCCACCGCCTATTCAGTACCCTGCATGTTTAGCTACGCCAATAGAGAAAATTATGACCCTGATAGCGCTAGCTATAATGAAAACGTGCTCGATACACTACACAAGCAAGGCGTCAATGTCGTTTGGCGAGACAATAACTCTAGCGCCAAAGGGGTGGCTGACCGCGTAACTTTTGAGGATTATAAAACAGCCGCGCTCAATCCAGATTGTGATATTGAGTGTCGAGACAGAGGCATGCTTGATGGTTTTGATAAACTCGTTAAGTCAGGCAGCTCAAAGAAAGAGACACCTAAAGACACACTTATTTTGCTGCATCAAATGGGCAATCATGGACCCGCCTATTTTAAGCGTTACCCTAAAGATTTTGCAGTATATCTGCCCGTCTGTATGACCAATGAGCTATCAAAATGCGACAACCAATCGGTTATCAATGGTTATGACAATGCCATTCGTTATACAGATTATTTTTTAAATAGCGTGATCGACACCTTAAAACCTTATGAGCAAGATTATGAGGTGGTGATGGTATATATTAGTGATCATGGAGAAAGTTTGGGCGAAAACAATATTTACTTGCATGGTCTACCATATGCTATTGCGCCAAATGCACAAAAGCACGTGCCAGTGATTATTTGGTCACCGACTGGCAACGGCATTGATAGCAGCACTATTGCTAAAAGCAGCCTAGCTAACATGATTGATCAGCCTGTATCACATGATTTTATTACGCCAACCTTGCTTCAGTTTTTTGGTATCACCACTGACGAAACCAAAGCAGCACCCACCTTTTTTAAAGTGGCTAATTGA
- a CDS encoding response regulator transcription factor: MYKILIIEDNPDIVANIYAFFEPKGFELDNAHNGISGLTLASNNRYDVILLDVMLPGMDGTKLCKKLREDLHDKTPVLMLTARDTILDKVAGFDSGADDYLVKPFSLVELESRIKALIRRHKDNHFEHGLTVGTLSLNHSEHTITREGKSLKLTPTGFKILHTLMSAAPRVVSKTELEEKVWGEDIPSSDALRTHMHGVRAQVDKPFDKIMIVTLPGVGYQIIDPDKA; encoded by the coding sequence ATGTACAAGATACTCATCATTGAAGACAATCCCGATATCGTCGCCAATATTTATGCTTTTTTTGAGCCGAAAGGCTTTGAGCTAGACAATGCCCATAATGGCATTAGTGGCTTAACGCTCGCATCGAATAATCGATATGACGTCATCTTGTTAGATGTCATGCTGCCGGGTATGGATGGCACTAAACTGTGCAAAAAGCTCAGGGAAGATCTACATGACAAAACGCCAGTATTGATGCTGACCGCTCGCGATACGATTTTAGATAAAGTGGCAGGATTCGATAGTGGCGCTGACGATTATCTGGTTAAGCCTTTCTCATTGGTGGAATTAGAATCTCGTATTAAGGCTCTCATACGCCGACATAAAGATAATCATTTTGAGCATGGTTTAACCGTTGGCACATTGTCTTTAAATCATAGTGAGCATACGATTACACGTGAAGGTAAGTCGCTAAAACTCACACCAACAGGCTTCAAAATACTACATACCTTGATGAGTGCGGCGCCGCGCGTGGTTAGCAAAACCGAGCTGGAAGAAAAAGTATGGGGCGAAGACATACCAAGCAGTGATGCATTGCGCACTCACATGCATGGGGTCCGTGCGCAGGTAGATAAGCCGTTCGATAAAATCATGATAGTCACGTTGCCTGGTGTCGGTTATCAGATTATTGATCCAGATAAAGCCTAA
- a CDS encoding sensor histidine kinase yields MFNIDSIANKFRLSYLLFALLLCATFVSIFMYAEVRMEQQLVKARLLQQLELSQEKEGDQPIYTAEPGIKIYRFDNAPSNLQKLATQTVQEMPVTVTTENGQSTTELHFFNYKKDKENYILTYLENTEMVMGNYPVLAIFEHLEDIFANALKVAVILSLLIAAIFSSLSSKQIIKPLLDLKQAVETDHRNLTELTHLPSEVGVLARAIDEKNHKLEQYLKREQLFTGDVSHELRTPLTIIMGASEVLSSQLENDPHLSAFATRISTTAKETSEIISALLLLSRAPEKLDAPPTSINDIALNEVQRLNYLLRHKSVTCKIVAEQLYVAHVRPELLKMALGNLIKNAFQYTDEGEVIITIDAEKITVTDTGLGIPEVMMPLLYERFERLEQHYKDISLDTESSSAADAHYPAEGTGLGLSIVQRIMTHMGWQLTHQVNPLGGSTFIINYH; encoded by the coding sequence ATGTTTAATATCGACTCCATCGCCAATAAGTTTCGACTCTCCTACTTGTTATTTGCCCTATTACTGTGTGCCACTTTCGTCAGTATTTTCATGTATGCCGAAGTCAGAATGGAGCAACAACTGGTCAAAGCTCGATTATTGCAGCAGTTAGAGCTTAGCCAAGAAAAAGAAGGCGATCAGCCTATTTATACCGCTGAACCGGGTATTAAAATTTATCGCTTCGATAACGCACCGAGCAATCTGCAAAAACTGGCCACCCAAACCGTACAAGAAATGCCCGTCACTGTCACCACTGAAAATGGTCAATCGACAACAGAGTTACATTTTTTTAATTATAAAAAAGACAAAGAAAACTACATTTTAACCTACTTAGAAAACACTGAAATGGTGATGGGGAATTACCCTGTTTTGGCCATATTTGAGCATTTAGAAGACATATTTGCCAACGCCCTAAAAGTAGCGGTCATTTTGAGCTTATTGATTGCAGCGATATTTTCATCGCTGTCCTCCAAGCAAATCATTAAGCCTTTATTAGACTTAAAACAAGCTGTAGAAACAGATCATCGCAACTTGACGGAATTGACGCATCTGCCCTCCGAGGTTGGCGTGTTAGCACGCGCAATCGATGAAAAAAACCACAAACTTGAGCAGTACCTCAAACGCGAGCAGCTATTTACTGGTGATGTCAGTCACGAGCTGCGCACGCCTTTGACGATTATCATGGGGGCATCAGAAGTATTGTCCTCACAACTAGAAAACGACCCTCACTTGAGCGCATTTGCCACTCGTATCAGTACGACCGCCAAAGAAACCTCGGAGATTATCAGCGCCTTATTATTGCTGTCTCGTGCTCCTGAAAAACTGGATGCACCGCCAACGTCTATCAATGACATCGCGTTAAATGAAGTACAGCGCTTAAATTACTTGCTTCGCCATAAGTCAGTCACCTGTAAAATAGTCGCAGAACAGCTGTATGTCGCACACGTACGACCTGAACTGCTAAAAATGGCACTGGGTAATTTGATAAAAAATGCGTTTCAGTACACCGATGAGGGTGAGGTCATCATCACTATCGATGCTGAAAAAATCACCGTCACTGATACTGGTCTAGGTATTCCTGAGGTGATGATGCCGCTGCTATATGAGAGATTTGAGCGTCTAGAGCAGCATTATAAAGACATCTCATTGGATACAGAATCGTCATCAGCAGCTGACGCCCATTATCCAGCAGAAGGTACAGGCTTGGGACTCAGTATCGTACAGCGCATCATGACACATATGGGCTGGCAGCTTACTCATCAAGTCAATCCGTTAGGTGGCAGTACTTTTATCATCAATTATCATTAG
- a CDS encoding diacylglycerol kinase, giving the protein MNKANPINLEDQSASRGVLSPITGKKQLLSHSYASEAKGKTGFYRIIKAAGYSLDGFKAAYKFEAAFRQVFWLNLILFTAIILCPFTISVKMLLVVASFLSLIVELINTGIEASVDHTSTAKHPLAKIAKDVGSAAQFLALLLLFILWMMALLSVVF; this is encoded by the coding sequence ATGAATAAAGCAAACCCTATTAATCTTGAAGACCAGTCGGCCAGTCGTGGGGTTTTAAGCCCAATAACAGGCAAAAAACAACTGCTATCCCATAGCTATGCCAGTGAGGCCAAGGGTAAAACAGGATTTTACCGCATTATAAAAGCCGCTGGTTACTCTCTGGACGGCTTTAAAGCAGCTTACAAATTTGAGGCGGCTTTTCGACAAGTATTTTGGCTTAATCTCATATTATTCACGGCTATTATATTGTGCCCTTTCACTATCAGCGTCAAAATGCTACTGGTCGTCGCTTCTTTCTTATCGTTAATTGTCGAACTCATTAATACTGGAATCGAAGCCAGTGTCGATCACACATCGACCGCCAAGCATCCACTGGCAAAGATAGCCAAAGATGTCGGCTCTGCGGCGCAATTTTTGGCATTACTGCTGCTATTTATCTTGTGGATGATGGCATTATTGAGTGTTGTATTTTGA
- a CDS encoding PAP2 family lipid A phosphatase encodes MTIIATLLFEHSQLDIHISELFYTNGHWLLEKGTQPFAFIFYDLPKLLLILLGIYLIAVLILRHRQNSDINLVIKNTKYDKLLTPLSTREISYLLLVLIAVPSMIALLKGVTHVSCPNHLILFGGDLPYLNIWQNIVANTPAKCFPAAHASAGFSLYGLAFLPTLHQYRYRIFEIVTVVGWTMGLYKMLFGDHFFSHTLVSMLLSLTITCALATLFFKYPVANKANSINANGKKPDAASFQKSSKTQS; translated from the coding sequence TTGACCATCATAGCGACACTGCTGTTTGAGCACAGCCAATTAGACATTCATATTAGTGAGCTTTTTTACACTAATGGACACTGGCTACTAGAAAAAGGCACACAACCTTTTGCCTTTATCTTTTATGACTTGCCTAAATTGCTACTCATCTTGCTTGGCATTTATCTCATAGCCGTTCTAATTCTGAGACATAGACAGAATTCAGACATCAATCTGGTAATAAAAAATACTAAGTACGATAAATTGCTCACGCCTTTATCCACGCGTGAAATAAGTTATCTACTGCTTGTTTTAATTGCCGTTCCCAGTATGATTGCGCTACTCAAAGGTGTGACTCATGTCAGTTGCCCCAATCATTTAATACTGTTTGGTGGCGACTTGCCTTATCTAAATATTTGGCAAAATATAGTCGCTAACACGCCTGCCAAGTGCTTCCCAGCGGCTCATGCCAGTGCCGGATTTTCTCTATATGGCTTGGCATTTTTACCCACTCTACATCAGTATCGCTATAGAATATTTGAAATAGTCACGGTCGTAGGATGGACGATGGGACTGTATAAGATGCTGTTTGGTGATCATTTTTTTAGTCATACATTAGTATCGATGCTTCTATCATTGACCATAACCTGCGCGCTTGCAACGCTATTTTTTAAATACCCAGTAGCGAATAAAGCCAACAGTATCAATGCTAATGGCAAAAAACCTGATGCGGCAAGCTTTCAAAAATCGTCGAAAACCCAATCTTAA
- a CDS encoding YceI family protein, producing MSILSFVLQRSPIYPLLTLTLALPLLIISAAHSSHAASYTINPAGTHVRFAIERFQSPATAGGFYNVQGQLQYDSSLKTGNISLVIPISSLNTGNKAFNQTLTGPIFFDMQRFPLARFDSNKWYFSQDKSRPMVTKVDGHLTLHGETHPISLTATKFDCYLHPTLKKDICGGDFTAMIDRTKWNIDKYAWFGVTKNLHLNIQVEATKQ from the coding sequence ATGAGCATCCTATCTTTTGTTCTACAAAGATCACCTATCTACCCTTTACTGACACTGACATTGGCACTGCCATTATTAATAATAAGCGCTGCACATAGCAGCCATGCCGCCAGTTATACCATCAATCCTGCTGGTACCCATGTGCGCTTTGCCATTGAACGCTTCCAATCCCCTGCCACTGCGGGCGGCTTTTATAATGTCCAAGGTCAACTGCAATATGACTCAAGTTTAAAAACTGGCAATATCTCCTTGGTCATTCCGATCAGCTCTCTAAATACGGGAAATAAAGCATTTAACCAGACTTTGACAGGCCCTATATTCTTTGATATGCAACGCTTTCCGTTGGCACGCTTTGATTCTAACAAATGGTATTTTAGCCAAGACAAATCACGCCCAATGGTCACAAAAGTAGACGGTCATCTAACGCTGCATGGCGAAACCCATCCTATTAGCTTAACAGCGACTAAGTTTGACTGTTATCTACACCCTACGCTCAAAAAAGATATTTGTGGTGGGGATTTTACGGCGATGATTGATCGCACCAAATGGAATATCGATAAATATGCGTGGTTTGGCGTCACTAAAAACCTTCACTTAAACATTCAGGTCGAGGCAACCAAACAGTAG
- a CDS encoding PaaI family thioesterase has translation MSATKEEIVAFMALEFPQTKCVIEAVGDNRSTLSHDIGINELRPGGTVSGPVLMSIADVALYVAILGKIGIVALTVTTSLTINFLRKPSAEARIIAECTLMKVGRTLIVGEVALYSEGSRDMVAHVVGTYSVPPQHV, from the coding sequence ATGTCTGCAACCAAAGAAGAAATTGTCGCCTTTATGGCGTTGGAATTTCCACAAACCAAATGTGTCATCGAGGCAGTCGGTGACAATCGCTCGACCTTATCACACGATATTGGTATCAATGAATTGCGTCCCGGTGGTACGGTCTCTGGACCAGTATTGATGAGCATCGCTGATGTGGCTCTCTATGTGGCGATACTTGGTAAAATAGGTATTGTGGCCTTAACGGTGACGACGAGTTTGACCATTAACTTCCTGCGCAAACCCTCAGCAGAAGCACGTATTATCGCTGAGTGTACGTTGATGAAAGTTGGGCGCACACTAATCGTTGGCGAGGTTGCGCTTTATTCTGAAGGCTCTCGCGACATGGTGGCTCACGTAGTTGGCACGTATTCCGTACCGCCTCAGCACGTTTAG
- a CDS encoding DUF3124 domain-containing protein, with protein MSKRTISVLLLATLALLSGCDQTPQDPNVLYSEKHQDPIQELEMTTAVDRSQFAYKQTFYVPIYSDIYTDRDNRKVLLSATLSVRNTTLKKSLYINKIDYYGTDGTFIKSYLNKPIELPAMATLNYIVEKEEDKGGSGANFIIEVEGIDETVKPVIEAVMIGNFSNKGFAFSTEGTPVVH; from the coding sequence ATGAGTAAGCGCACTATATCCGTCTTGTTGCTTGCGACGTTGGCATTGTTGTCAGGCTGTGACCAGACGCCGCAAGACCCGAACGTGTTGTATTCAGAAAAACATCAAGACCCCATTCAAGAGCTGGAGATGACAACAGCGGTTGATCGTAGCCAGTTTGCCTATAAACAAACCTTTTATGTGCCCATTTATTCTGACATTTATACCGATAGAGACAATCGTAAAGTCTTGCTATCAGCGACTTTGAGTGTACGCAATACCACGCTAAAAAAATCACTGTATATCAATAAAATTGACTACTATGGCACTGATGGAACCTTTATAAAATCCTATTTAAACAAACCGATTGAGCTTCCAGCAATGGCTACGCTCAATTATATCGTCGAAAAAGAAGAGGATAAAGGCGGATCGGGCGCCAACTTTATCATCGAAGTCGAAGGGATAGACGAGACGGTCAAGCCTGTCATTGAGGCGGTGATGATCGGTAATTTTAGCAATAAAGGCTTTGCATTTAGTACAGAAGGTACGCCAGTGGTGCATTGA
- a CDS encoding potassium channel family protein has product MKYIIVGLGNFGSSLGMALTRQGHEVIAIDSSMQKVEAYKEVISHTICMDATDEYTVNGLPIVDTDIVIVAIGEDQGANVMATALFKTLKAKRLISRSINPLHEKVLQAIGVDDLIHPEKEAANRWAKRLSLRYFVDSFELSDHFSMVEISIPKSLIGQTVDDLQLEQKFNIRLLSTLRYEYYEDSFGRTQSKPSIKGLAAPEQVLQDKDVLVIYGANKHINEFLRSVGVKIK; this is encoded by the coding sequence ATGAAATATATCATCGTAGGGTTAGGGAACTTTGGCTCATCGCTAGGCATGGCGTTGACCCGTCAGGGGCACGAAGTGATTGCCATTGACAGTAGCATGCAAAAGGTTGAGGCATATAAGGAAGTCATCTCTCATACCATCTGTATGGATGCCACGGATGAATATACCGTCAATGGTTTACCGATTGTCGACACCGATATCGTTATTGTCGCAATCGGTGAAGACCAAGGCGCAAACGTCATGGCGACGGCATTATTTAAAACCCTAAAAGCAAAACGTTTGATCAGTCGCAGTATCAATCCACTGCACGAAAAAGTGTTGCAAGCTATCGGTGTGGACGACCTTATTCATCCTGAAAAAGAGGCGGCCAATCGCTGGGCCAAACGGCTGTCGCTACGTTATTTCGTCGACTCGTTTGAGCTGAGTGATCATTTCAGTATGGTAGAGATTAGCATTCCCAAGTCGTTGATTGGTCAGACTGTTGATGACTTGCAATTGGAGCAAAAGTTCAATATTCGATTGCTTAGTACCCTGCGCTATGAGTATTATGAAGACAGCTTTGGTCGTACGCAAAGTAAGCCTAGTATTAAAGGTTTGGCGGCGCCTGAGCAAGTATTGCAAGATAAAGACGTATTGGTCATCTACGGTGCTAACAAGCATATCAACGAGTTTCTGCGTAGTGTCGGTGTAAAAATCAAATAA
- a CDS encoding TrkH family potassium uptake protein, whose protein sequence is MHAAKRYRLLNNVTIVISIIGVAIALLDSGFTLPMWLQQVFHIFYLAIIFLGFVVTAGRYLYSKKPLTLNKVAVFDLLTSIAIVILLVAHFTDLVRSGMSVAVDGFVAIKIAVFVTFIREISDHDFNLNRTFLNPAQFFILSFLSLVLVGALLLMMPNATTQPLSFMDALFTATSAVCVTGLIVVDTATYFTTFGQVIIMGLIQIGGLGILTFVTYFSYFFKGGVSYETQASISEMSYMRGMGDVVSTLKSILYVTFAVEAVAAALIYISIYDIPDMDWSEQLFFSVFHAISAFCNAGFSTFSAGMYDDALRFNYPLQLIIATTFIFGGMGFVIVVNVLRYLRDRAERLIYRHDQRYIYRPWLLNINSRITLITTGALLLVGLIGVMIFEYNNVLADHRSFFGKLVTGLFTAATPRTAGFNTIDMGELAFPTIMLTIFLMWIGASPNSTGGGIKTSTFAIALLNTLSLARGQTNVEVFKRQIADISIRRAFSIMWLSLLVIGMGVTLISYDQPELDLIKVVFECFSAYSTVGLSLNLTTELSDFSKMVVSVIMFVGRVSMLTIFIALLKNRRQRNYRYPTEEITIN, encoded by the coding sequence ATGCATGCAGCCAAGCGTTATCGATTGTTAAATAATGTCACGATTGTTATTAGTATTATCGGCGTAGCCATTGCTTTATTAGACAGTGGTTTCACGCTGCCGATGTGGTTACAACAGGTTTTCCATATTTTTTATCTGGCGATTATCTTTTTAGGCTTTGTTGTGACGGCAGGGCGTTACCTCTATAGCAAAAAGCCGCTGACTCTAAATAAAGTCGCGGTCTTTGACTTACTGACCAGTATCGCGATTGTCATTTTACTGGTAGCGCATTTCACTGATTTGGTGCGCTCTGGGATGTCGGTCGCTGTTGATGGCTTTGTTGCCATCAAAATTGCCGTCTTTGTGACCTTTATTCGTGAAATATCTGACCACGATTTTAATCTCAATCGTACCTTTCTAAACCCTGCACAGTTTTTTATCTTAAGCTTCCTGTCATTAGTATTGGTCGGGGCATTGCTACTGATGATGCCCAATGCAACGACGCAGCCGCTGTCTTTCATGGATGCGCTCTTTACCGCGACCAGTGCTGTCTGTGTGACTGGTCTCATCGTGGTAGATACGGCGACTTATTTCACAACTTTTGGGCAAGTCATTATCATGGGGCTGATACAGATCGGCGGCTTGGGTATTTTGACTTTTGTGACGTATTTTAGTTATTTCTTTAAGGGCGGTGTCAGTTATGAGACGCAAGCGAGCATCAGTGAGATGTCTTACATGCGCGGCATGGGTGATGTGGTATCGACCCTCAAATCCATCCTATATGTGACATTTGCCGTTGAGGCAGTGGCTGCGGCACTCATTTATATCAGTATTTATGACATACCAGATATGGATTGGTCTGAGCAGTTATTCTTCTCTGTTTTCCATGCGATTTCTGCGTTCTGTAATGCTGGATTTTCTACATTTAGCGCTGGCATGTATGATGACGCGCTACGTTTTAATTATCCATTACAACTGATTATCGCTACGACCTTTATCTTTGGTGGCATGGGTTTTGTCATTGTGGTCAATGTGCTGCGTTATTTGCGTGATCGTGCCGAGCGCCTGATATATCGCCATGATCAGCGTTATATTTATCGACCATGGTTGCTCAATATTAATAGCCGCATAACCTTGATTACGACGGGCGCTTTATTGCTGGTAGGTCTCATCGGTGTGATGATATTTGAATATAATAATGTGCTGGCAGACCATCGCAGTTTTTTCGGTAAGCTTGTCACAGGGCTGTTTACTGCTGCCACGCCGCGAACCGCAGGATTTAATACCATCGACATGGGTGAACTCGCGTTTCCCACGATTATGTTGACGATATTTTTGATGTGGATTGGTGCCTCGCCAAACTCGACGGGCGGTGGTATCAAAACCAGTACGTTTGCGATTGCACTGTTAAATACTTTGAGTTTGGCACGTGGTCAGACCAATGTTGAGGTCTTTAAGCGGCAGATTGCTGACATCTCAATTCGCCGTGCATTTTCTATTATGTGGCTGTCTTTATTGGTCATCGGTATGGGGGTGACGCTCATCAGCTATGATCAACCAGAGCTTGATTTAATCAAGGTGGTTTTTGAGTGTTTTTCAGCTTACAGCACGGTGGGATTAAGTCTGAATTTGACGACAGAGTTATCAGATTTTAGCAAAATGGTGGTATCTGTCATTATGTTTGTTGGGCGCGTCAGCATGTTGACCATCTTTATTGCCCTACTTAAAAATAGACGCCAGCGCAATTATCGCTATCCAACTGAAGAAATCACGATCAATTAA
- a CDS encoding DMT family transporter has product MSESLEQQASRNTSTWLIPFACLLGGGGLIGISTNLAKYAGEIDITPLAFLFWSITGAAAILLIIAFIRHELPPLNARSFEYYFVAALISVAGSNLLLFSAIPHVGAGFVALIISLPPLLTYLGALALRMERFNIVRALGVAAALLGAGVLAARKFSTPDASTFWILIALCGPVLLAIGNIYRTLRWPDKASPSALAPGMLIAASLLLLSFSVLPNFSVKMPLDWLPLGLIGIQAAVFAGQFLLLFLLQKTGGPVLLSLLGSVGAVVGVPVAIFLQGEMPPEGLFLGASLIALGVGLVTWGGVKMATTSTETT; this is encoded by the coding sequence ATGAGTGAGTCTTTAGAACAGCAAGCTTCTCGCAACACCAGCACATGGCTCATCCCTTTTGCCTGCTTGTTAGGCGGAGGAGGTCTGATTGGTATTTCTACCAATTTGGCAAAATATGCTGGTGAGATAGATATTACACCACTGGCATTTCTCTTTTGGTCCATCACGGGCGCTGCTGCTATTTTATTGATCATTGCCTTCATACGGCACGAATTACCTCCCTTAAATGCGCGTAGCTTTGAATACTATTTTGTGGCCGCGCTCATCAGTGTTGCAGGTTCTAATTTACTACTGTTTTCAGCTATCCCACATGTGGGTGCAGGTTTCGTCGCGCTCATTATCTCGCTTCCACCATTGTTGACTTATCTTGGTGCATTGGCACTGCGGATGGAGCGATTTAATATCGTCCGTGCTTTGGGTGTGGCCGCGGCGCTTCTTGGCGCAGGAGTATTGGCAGCGCGTAAGTTTTCGACGCCAGACGCCAGTACTTTTTGGATTTTGATCGCGCTTTGCGGGCCAGTATTACTGGCTATTGGTAATATATATCGCACCTTACGCTGGCCTGATAAGGCATCACCTAGCGCACTCGCGCCAGGTATGCTAATCGCGGCGTCGCTGTTGCTGCTGTCATTCAGTGTATTGCCTAATTTTTCAGTCAAAATGCCGCTAGACTGGTTGCCGCTAGGTTTGATTGGCATACAAGCCGCCGTATTTGCGGGTCAATTCTTATTGTTGTTTTTATTACAAAAAACCGGCGGTCCTGTTTTATTAAGTTTATTAGGCTCGGTCGGCGCAGTTGTCGGTGTGCCAGTGGCTATTTTTTTGCAGGGTGAGATGCCGCCAGAAGGGCTGTTTTTGGGTGCTTCATTGATCGCACTGGGCGTTGGTTTGGTGACATGGGGCGGGGTGAAAATGGCGACCACATCGACAGAAACTACGTAA